The Fusarium musae strain F31 chromosome 10, whole genome shotgun sequence DNA window ATAGGTCAAGACCAGATGTTCCAAGCGATATTTCCCAATGGTTTAATCTTGATCTCTACGTCCCGTATGCCTTGGCACGAATCAGTGCGAGTGTCGTCTTTCTAAGTCGCTTTTTATACTTCACGTGCTGCTAACTAAAAGCCATGAGTCAATCACGACCAACATTCACGTCCTGTACACTTTACCTCGAAATACTCGTATCAGGGTTAGTACTTGTAATTTCCGctatttcctcttcttcgctacAGTCTTTTAATCGCCTAACCCCTCTTTTACCTGCAATTATGAGCTCATGTGCTGATAGACGCCGACAAATGCGGGACGGGCCGTGCGAATGGGACGGCGCTTAAGTTGTCCAGTTAGGTGAGGTCTTGTCCCTGCATCTATCAAGCATCAAGTCTATTTGAAACCTGGAAACTTATTTCAGGACGCGGAGAAACCTCCTTCCAGTCCAATAGGAGAGATACAAGCAGATGGATATCTCAACAGTGCACGTGATGAACCAAGATCATGCTGCATTCAACCCCTCACAACATCCCTGTGAGCTCTTTCCTGCAATCGAGTCAAGTCACATCATagcatcaccagcaacaTGGTTTCAACACAGCCCCCTACGGACCGCGATGAATTCAGAATAGCAATCATGTGCGCTCTGCCTTGCGAGGCTGATGCTGTCACGCTACTCTTCGACGAGTTCTGGGACGAGATCAGTGCGCCTTATGAGCGATTAGAGACAGACAGGAACACATACATCACCGGACGAATTGGACAACACAAAATTGTTCTTGTTACTCTACCTCATCCGGGGGGTGCCAGTGCGGCAAGGGGATCAGCTTACCTGACATTGAGCTACCGCAATCTCAAGCTTGCGCTACTTGTCGGAACATGCGGAGGTATGCCACGCATCGGCAATATTGATGCGCACCTCGGTGATGTAGTGATTGGGAAGGATATTACCCAGCATGACTTCGGCGCCCATTACTCGAGCGGGTTTATCATCGACGATGCGGCTGAGAACATGATACGAAGAGCAAGTAAGGAATTGCGAATTTTGCTGGCAAATCTTCATATGGAATTTATGAGAAACCGTTTAAAGAAAGCTGCTAAAGGCCACCTGAAGGATTTGCAAGAGGCTGCACTAAAAGCAGAGCGGGAAGCAAACTATCAATATCCAGGAACGAAAGAGGACAGGCTATTTCCCCCAGATTATCGTCACGAACACAAAGAATCTTGCACTTCGTGTAAACATAATCCCCACGATTTCTGTAAAGCAACTTACAGAACCTCATGTATTGAGACCGGATGTGACTTCTCCAAGTTGATCCCTCGCCATAATCTACACGATCTTCCTAAGGGTGCCGAGTTCACTCCGGAGATCTTCCTCGGACGGTTTGGTTCAGCAAGCATGCCTGTcagagatggtgttgatcgAGACGAATTGGCTGAGAAATATAGCCTTGATGCTTTTGACATGGAAGGGGCTGGTATATGGGATGAGCTCCCCACCTTGATAATTAAAGGGATTTCTGGTTACGCGGATAGTCACAGCAACAAGGCTTGGAGAGACTTCGCATCCGCGACAGCAGCTTCTGTGGCGAGGGCCATCCTTGAACGATATCCAAGCAGCGACATGGAGCCTCCGATTCCTCTGCGTGGTATGTACTGGTTTCTTTTCATGGTACAATGTCTGACATATAGTAGCGCAGCAAGAAGCCAATGAGATTAGTGTCGCAAGCAACTCCCTTGTGGATGTAGGCTGGGGTAATGAGCAAGAGAttacaagaagcttgacaTACGCCTCTGATCCGGTAGTCTTTGAGCCAGTAGTGATACCCGGAGAGATAAATACTGCGAACTACTATTGGAGGCTGTTAGAAGGTGGTTGGAAAGCAAGCCTTCTAGTAGGAAGCGGcatttttatagtttataattttatataaggatTTCATCTACTCTTAGTATTACAAAACCTGTCTACGCATCTTCATTGCATAAGTGATTCATCGATACCAACTGAGTCGTGGAAGCTTTAAAGAAAATGAGGACTGTATCTCTTAGCTAGTATGTCTGTGCCTACTATCTTCTTCACGAATGTAACCTCAATTCAATGCAAGATTAATAGGCCGTGCCAAGTTTCAGACATGTACAATGTTCAATTTATATATACGTTGAAGTATTTACTCGATCCaacctctccatcttcaacacttCCATCCTATGTACCAAACTCTTCACATCCTATCTCATGGAACTCATCCAACTCATTTCCAATCAACAAATCAAGCTAAGAGCCAATTTACCCCCTTAGTTACCAACATACTTGACAGTAACAGAGTTGCTGGTGATAGAACCAACAGCCTGGACAGTCTGACCCTGGTCAGGAGAAATATCAATGATCTGAGCACCAGAAGGACCAGAGGTACCCTTGGTTCCAGAGACAACAGCGTTGGTGAAAGTAACAGTGCCAAAGTCGGCAAGCTCAACCTGGCTACCGCCCTCCTGGAAAGCCTCAACAATCCACTCAGCGTTGGTCTCGCAGAGGGTAGAAGGAGTGTTGGTGAAACTGTGGGTGACCTTCTGGTTGGTGCTCAAGTTCTCAAGGGTAGCAAcacccttggtcttggaggaAGCATCAACGGTCATGCGGATCTGATCGCCGACAGAAACGTCAAAGTTGCTGAAGCTGTAGGCGTAGTCGGGAATCCACTCATACCAAGCATCGAAAGATCCATCAGCGTAGAAGGAGATACCAGTCTGAAGAATAGCAGTCTGGCAGGTATCGCCGTCGATACCGACCCAAGCGGAAGCAGCAGCGCCGTCGGCACCGCTGACCTCGGGGACGGTGATGGTGCCCTGGACTTTGTTATAGCCACTGCCGATCTGGACGGCGCCAGCCCAGTTACCAGAGTACTGGTCGTTCTTGGTGCGGACCTCAGAGAGAGATGTGAGGCGCTGGTTGGGGTGAGAGCTGTACTTGGCACGGCGGGCGGAGCGAGGGACAAGGGGAGAAGTGTCACGGGGAGTGAGCTTTGTGCCAGGAGCAGCGAGGGCAAGGCTGGCggcagcgaggaagagagtgaacttcatgatgaaggtTGAGTTGGAAGTGTTGGACttgaagagatgagatgagtttGATTGTTTCTGATGCTTCTGgatgtttcttttctcttggcATTTTCGTAGACTTATATAGATTTCTGTCCATAGTATCTACTATGCGATTTACTATCTATCTCATGACTTCAAACTCACTATTCCTCAAAGCGTAGGTCCGTAATTTCAGATATCCTCAATGCCGTACTTCCGTACAATCGGCTGCAAAGTCCAAAACTACTAATGTGTATCGTGAGTGCGGAACATTCCATCACATCTCTATACTTGCACTCAAATCAAACCTCCTCCCTTTTCTGGACATTTCACCATTAGCCCCGGCAGTCATGTCTATCGGACTTTATACCACTTGCCTATCTGAAAGGGACCTTTTACAATACCGCTATCACTGATGCAGCCTGGCTTCCGAATGTGGGCACATCCGTGGCTTCGTGTGAGATGATTGGAGAGAAGTCGAGTCTAGGACCTGATTGTAGTCAAGCTTGATCTGGTAAGTGCGCCGAGGCCGGATGTAAAGCGGCATCTCTTACAGCTGGTCTGCGGGAGTTGGCGTGATGTGCCGTATGAAACGACAGGGGCTCGATCTCCGATAAATACTACATAGAAAATAATTACGTTATCTTGAACTTCAACATTTACAAAGATCATCTGGAGTTAtcaatataataattagacaTTTAACTTAGGTTTTGAGAATGAGCAGACCCTGATGATCTCTGATCGTGACACGAGAACGGCATGCATTAATATCCATGCTATTCTGTTATCAGTCGCGATCGGCGCTAAATTCGGCATAAAGATGCCGTGCAACTGCTTCGCAACAATTGTCCGCTACAAACATGGTAATGATATGCAACAACccatttattatagctaggtaTAACTCATGAACTTTTGTCGATGCTAAAGATCCCTTATCGCATGGGTCTATGCGTTGGTGTTGCGCTATTTTACACGTTTACTTGTCACGGCTCAGACCATTCCCTCTTACGCCCAACTAATCCTAAGGTAGTTTTCAATCACGGATGGACGGAGTAATGAACGAGAAGTGTGAGCACTCGTGTCTAAAGCCTCCAAGTCTATGTGTAGTAAAGTTACTGGCTTTGAGACAGTGGGCCAGGAGAAAGTACAGTGCTATGGTCAAACAAAGATGAGTATGAAGACATAAGAATCCAGAACAGTCTATAGACTCTGTCAATGGTGAGGGGATTAGAGGCTATGATCGCACTTGTTTCCAAGATTCACCGGTATTGTTTGTGAAAGACCACCGTACAAAGTAACATGAAGGCAATCGAGGGTCAAAAGAGTGAAACATGCAATACGAGACTTGAAAGAAACAACGGGGAAGAATTTTGGGTGAAACGATGTAGTTGTCGGTTAGCCCTCTAAGGAAATAGCCGTGGATGTCATAACGAATTTGGGGTCGCATATTGCTTCAAGCCACGTATTTGGTGTCCAATGAGAAGCATTATCATGGATTGAAGAAAATGTCATCCGTTGcgtat harbors:
- a CDS encoding hypothetical protein (EggNog:ENOG41), whose product is MVSTQPPTDRDEFRIAIMCALPCEADAVTLLFDEFWDEISAPYERLETDRNTYITGRIGQHKIVLVTLPHPGGASAARGSAYLTLSYRNLKLALLVGTCGGMPRIGNIDAHLGDVVIGKDITQHDFGAHYSSGFIIDDAAENMIRRASKELRILLANLHMEFMRNRLKKAAKGHLKDLQEAALKAEREANYQYPGTKEDRLFPPDYRHEHKESCTSCKHNPHDFCKATYRTSCIETGCDFSKLIPRHNLHDLPKGAEFTPEIFLGRFGSASMPVRDGVDRDELAEKYSLDAFDMEGAGIWDELPTLIIKGISGYADSHSNKAWRDFASATAASVARAILERYPSSDMEPPIPLRARSQ
- a CDS encoding hypothetical protein (EggNog:ENOG41~MEROPS:MER0001321) yields the protein MKFTLFLAAASLALAAPGTKLTPRDTSPLVPRSARRAKYSSHPNQRLTSLSEVRTKNDQYSGNWAGAVQIGSGYNKVQGTITVPEVSGADGAAASAWVGIDGDTCQTAILQTGISFYADGSFDAWYEWIPDYAYSFSNFDVSVGDQIRMTVDASSKTKGVATLENLSTNQKVTHSFTNTPSTLCETNAEWIVEAFQEGGSQVELADFGTVTFTNAVVSGTKGTSGPSGAQIIDISPDQGQTVQAVGSITSNSVTVKYVGN